A single window of Gossypium hirsutum isolate 1008001.06 chromosome A10, Gossypium_hirsutum_v2.1, whole genome shotgun sequence DNA harbors:
- the LOC121208065 gene encoding uncharacterized protein, translating to MESTALNGRMARWQILLSEFDIVYVSQKAIKGSTIAEFLASRALEDYEPLSFDFPTEELMYVAVIEEYPWKLNFDGASNANNMAKYEACIMGIRAAKERKIRTLEVYGDSVLMADALATLASMIKENKQEDVRPIQMSISEVPAHYCSIEEEEKDDHPWYQDILQYVRNREYPE from the exons atggagtcaacagcacTAAATGGAAGAATGGCAAGGTGGCAAATATTGCTTTCagaatttgacatagtctatgtgagtcaaaaagCTATAAAAGGAAGCACGATAGCAGAATTTCTGGCTAGCAGGGccctagaagattatgagccattaAGCTTTGATTTCCCTACCGAGGAGTTGATGTATGTGGCAGTCATTGAGGAATATCCTTGGAAGCTGAATTTTGACGGCGCATCTAACGCA AACAACATGGCCAAATATGAAGCATGCATTATGGGGATTCGAGCAGCCAAAGAGCGAAAAATCAGAACcttggaagtatatggagactctgtATTG atggcgGATGCTTTGGcaacattggcttccatgattaaagaaaataaacaagaGGATGTGAGACCAATTCAGATGAGCATTTCTGAGGTTCCGGCTCATTACTGTAGCATTgaagaagaggaaaaggatgaccatccttggtatcaagatatactaCAGTATGTGAGAAATCGTGAATATCCTGAATAG